The following are from one region of the Paenibacillus sp. JZ16 genome:
- the rsmD gene encoding 16S rRNA (guanine(966)-N(2))-methyltransferase RsmD — MRVVSGSAKGRPLKSVPGTSTRPTTDKVKESIFSMIGPYFEGGALLDLFAGTGGLGIEALSRGMDRAVFIDVEPKSISTIKDNLKAARLEDSAEVYRNDAGRALKALEKRGYKFDLVFLDPPYRFKNGDELMLDMAERGLLQDSAVVVLEYESSYNYPEKFGDFCCFRTAKYGETAISIYRYDTAQDQAPELDEEELQDDK; from the coding sequence GTGAGAGTAGTATCCGGAAGTGCAAAGGGCCGGCCGCTCAAAAGTGTGCCTGGTACAAGCACCCGTCCGACGACGGATAAAGTGAAAGAATCCATATTCAGTATGATCGGCCCTTACTTTGAGGGGGGCGCCCTGCTAGACCTGTTCGCAGGCACGGGAGGCCTTGGCATTGAGGCTTTAAGCAGGGGGATGGATCGTGCTGTTTTTATTGATGTTGAACCGAAGAGCATCAGTACGATCAAGGATAATTTGAAGGCGGCCAGACTTGAAGATAGCGCTGAGGTGTACCGCAACGATGCGGGACGAGCGCTTAAAGCGCTTGAAAAGCGCGGCTACAAGTTCGATCTGGTCTTTTTGGACCCGCCATACAGGTTTAAGAATGGTGACGAGCTGATGCTGGATATGGCAGAGCGAGGTTTGCTGCAGGATTCAGCTGTGGTGGTATTGGAATACGAATCAAGTTACAATTATCCTGAGAAGTTTGGTGATTTTTGTTGTTTCCGGACGGCGAAATACGGAGAAACCGCCATATCGATATATCGTTACGACACAGCGCAAGATCAAGCGCCAGAGCTTGATGAGGAGGAATTACAAGATGACAAATGA
- a CDS encoding DUF5316 family protein produces MNLFLYAGLACLAIAGLLSGAFITTDYHQRDYFFTEPKDNRASREKVSIWFLLAGFVFLAVAGIVYLFR; encoded by the coding sequence ATGAACTTGTTTTTATATGCAGGATTGGCTTGCCTGGCGATTGCTGGGCTTCTATCCGGAGCGTTTATTACTACGGATTACCATCAAAGAGACTACTTCTTTACTGAACCCAAGGACAACCGCGCATCCAGGGAGAAAGTATCCATCTGGTTCTTACTAGCCGGTTTCGTATTTCTTGCGGTCGCCGGCATTGTGTATTTGTTCCGCTAG
- a CDS encoding nucleoside recognition domain-containing protein codes for MNKDNAVKSSNGLWNTILLGAAAFLLVLAVVSAPEPAFQATLQALKLWWNIVFPALLPFLVLVEILIAYGWAHGVGVLLDPLMKKIFKLPGAGGWVLITGMTAGFPAGAQAASRIYTQGELRAMDAGRLAAISHFCNPMTILVVIGTGLLHKPEAGYLLLIVHWISGLLAAWIFALFHKPVSSEDTRRFNSTLHTVRTRENAQRPLLKRAATAALEAHQRDGRSFGKLLGDSVTRSVQTLMMTGGFILFFAVLTRVLTGHLLPQLPPYLVSGILEAHLAAQSISSSAFQAGILQLAILSAALAWSGISAQLQSLSLMRETGLSWRYFMMKRALHSMLAFAITLAMWKPVSALSAGIVPAFRTEPLDHANTDQHFNFWSGLPSFLQVQGAICLLLIATFWLCSRLIDRYRR; via the coding sequence ATGAATAAAGACAACGCCGTCAAGTCATCAAACGGGCTGTGGAACACCATCCTGCTGGGTGCCGCCGCTTTCCTGCTTGTACTGGCTGTCGTCAGCGCGCCCGAACCTGCCTTCCAAGCCACCCTGCAAGCACTTAAGCTATGGTGGAATATCGTATTTCCCGCTTTGCTGCCTTTTCTCGTACTGGTGGAAATACTCATCGCCTATGGCTGGGCCCATGGAGTTGGCGTACTGCTGGACCCTTTGATGAAAAAAATATTCAAACTTCCCGGTGCTGGCGGCTGGGTTCTTATAACAGGAATGACGGCCGGGTTCCCGGCAGGAGCGCAGGCCGCCTCCCGAATATATACACAAGGCGAGCTTCGCGCCATGGATGCCGGAAGGCTCGCCGCTATATCCCATTTCTGTAATCCAATGACCATTCTCGTTGTCATCGGAACCGGCCTCCTTCATAAACCGGAGGCTGGGTATCTGCTGCTGATCGTTCATTGGATTTCCGGACTGCTAGCCGCTTGGATATTCGCACTCTTCCATAAACCGGTTTCATCAGAAGACACACGACGATTTAATTCAACTCTACACACGGTACGGACAAGGGAAAACGCCCAACGCCCCCTTCTTAAAAGGGCAGCGACTGCGGCGCTGGAGGCCCATCAACGGGATGGGCGGAGCTTTGGCAAATTACTGGGCGATTCCGTTACCCGTTCAGTTCAAACTTTAATGATGACAGGCGGCTTTATCTTGTTCTTCGCCGTCCTGACCAGAGTATTGACCGGTCACCTGCTGCCGCAGCTTCCACCCTATCTTGTATCCGGAATATTGGAGGCCCATCTGGCAGCCCAGTCCATCAGCTCCTCGGCATTCCAAGCTGGAATTTTACAGCTGGCCATACTGTCCGCCGCACTTGCGTGGAGCGGAATCAGCGCTCAGCTGCAAAGCCTGTCGCTCATGCGGGAAACCGGTCTCTCTTGGCGTTACTTTATGATGAAGCGAGCCCTGCATTCCATGCTCGCCTTTGCGATTACACTGGCAATGTGGAAGCCGGTCAGCGCCCTTTCAGCAGGCATCGTACCGGCTTTCCGAACAGAACCGCTGGATCACGCCAATACGGATCAGCACTTCAACTTTTGGAGCGGATTGCCTTCATTCTTGCAGGTTCAAGGCGCGATCTGCTTATTATTGATAGCGACATTCTGGCTGTGTTCCCGTCTTATTGACCGTTATCGCCGCTAA
- the rpmF gene encoding 50S ribosomal protein L32 — MAVPQRRTSKTRRDKRRTHFKLAVPGMVKCEQCGELKLAHRVCKVCGTYKAREIIKQ, encoded by the coding sequence ATGGCAGTACCTCAACGTAGAACGTCCAAAACACGTCGTGACAAGCGTCGTACTCATTTTAAGCTGGCTGTGCCAGGCATGGTGAAATGCGAGCAATGTGGAGAATTGAAGCTTGCTCATCGCGTATGTAAAGTATGCGGAACGTATAAGGCAAGAGAGATCATCAAACAATAG
- a CDS encoding YceD family protein: MLIQFRKLTTSDQPLQFHQTVDVSNAVKDRKDIIAVQPLDVDLTAIPSVSGTVDVRGRLQGELEMNCSRCLKPISEHVLIPFHEVFQPVEDPESIQDENDDTTYVQGESVDLTPYVEEAFLLHLPLAPVCKADCKGLCPNCGKDLNEGTCDCDTEVIDPRLAGLKDFFK, translated from the coding sequence ATGCTAATTCAATTTCGTAAATTGACAACCAGCGATCAACCGTTACAGTTCCATCAAACCGTGGATGTAAGCAATGCCGTTAAGGACCGCAAGGATATCATTGCTGTTCAGCCATTAGACGTGGATTTGACAGCAATCCCATCGGTTTCTGGTACGGTGGATGTTCGTGGACGATTGCAAGGCGAGCTGGAGATGAATTGCTCCCGCTGCCTGAAGCCGATCAGCGAACATGTGCTCATCCCTTTTCATGAAGTATTCCAGCCGGTGGAAGATCCTGAATCCATTCAGGATGAGAATGATGACACTACATACGTGCAAGGTGAGAGTGTGGATCTCACTCCCTATGTAGAAGAAGCATTTTTGCTCCACCTGCCGCTAGCTCCGGTATGTAAAGCCGACTGCAAGGGGCTCTGCCCGAATTGCGGCAAGGACCTGAATGAAGGCACGTGCGACTGCGATACGGAAGTGATCGATCCTAGGCTAGCCGGTCTGAAGGACTTCTTTAAATGA
- the fapR gene encoding transcription factor FapR: MKNGGFHSGRRSCFVIDRLSKKDRHQRLIQLIDENPFVTDRELTRQLKVSIQTIRLDRMELGIPELRERMKQMAEHSYDQVRSLSLEEVIGDVVDLQLDKSGISIFEIREEHVFSKTRIARGHYVFAQANSLAIAVINEEIALTSSADIRFLRQVRLGEKCIAKAYVRSIAGQKGKAKVEVFTYVADEMVFQGNFVIYRSAGE, encoded by the coding sequence TTGAAGAATGGCGGCTTTCATAGCGGCAGAAGGAGTTGTTTCGTCATCGATCGTTTATCCAAGAAAGACCGTCACCAGCGGCTGATTCAGCTGATCGACGAGAATCCCTTTGTTACAGACCGCGAGTTGACTCGCCAGCTTAAAGTGAGCATTCAGACGATACGCCTTGACCGTATGGAACTTGGCATCCCGGAGCTTCGTGAGCGAATGAAGCAGATGGCGGAGCATTCCTATGACCAGGTTCGTTCCTTGTCGCTCGAAGAGGTAATCGGGGATGTCGTTGACTTGCAGTTGGACAAGAGCGGGATATCGATATTTGAAATCCGTGAGGAACATGTATTCAGCAAAACGCGGATTGCCCGTGGGCATTATGTGTTCGCTCAAGCCAATTCACTTGCCATCGCCGTAATCAATGAAGAAATCGCATTGACGTCTTCAGCGGATATACGGTTTTTGAGACAGGTTCGTCTCGGCGAGAAATGCATTGCCAAAGCCTACGTTAGGTCCATTGCCGGCCAGAAGGGGAAGGCCAAGGTGGAAGTGTTTACTTATGTCGCTGATGAAATGGTGTTTCAGGGGAATTTCGTAAT
- a CDS encoding nucleotidyltransferase produces MKTVGIVVEYNPLHNGHVLHYRKSKEVTGADAVVAVMSGPFLQRGEPAIASKRARAEMALAMGVDLCLELPVTYAVQPAEWFAYGAVAILEATGVVDCLSFGSESGTLEQILPLSRSLANESGELRSEIEKRLREGMNFPSAYGAAAAALFGESEPAIAHLQELLTQPNNSLGLHYLIALERLGSRITPYTIPRENAQYHDPLPGASSIASATAIRNIILSQGLEAARPYMPEFTHSIMEREIKSGRAPVHWEQFRQPLFQTLLTHTPAQLEGLLEVTEGLEHRVQRSLFQLEQPTVDALLEALKTKRYTRTKLQRMLLHIMLNHDKSSMNREELAKGPGYIRVLGFSETGRSLLKRMKHSASLPVIHKPAKLEHPQLERDLMAAAVYANGQPMPDMRHYYGDYLLPPLTP; encoded by the coding sequence ATGAAGACGGTTGGCATTGTCGTTGAATATAATCCCTTACATAACGGTCATGTATTGCATTATCGCAAATCCAAAGAAGTCACGGGGGCAGATGCCGTCGTTGCAGTGATGAGCGGTCCGTTTCTCCAGCGCGGCGAGCCTGCCATCGCAAGCAAGCGTGCACGGGCGGAAATGGCCCTTGCCATGGGAGTTGACCTGTGTCTCGAGCTGCCGGTAACCTATGCCGTGCAGCCTGCGGAATGGTTCGCGTACGGTGCGGTTGCCATTCTGGAGGCTACGGGCGTAGTGGATTGCCTTTCCTTCGGATCCGAAAGCGGTACGCTGGAGCAGATTCTGCCGTTGTCCCGTTCGCTCGCCAACGAATCCGGCGAGCTTCGATCCGAAATCGAAAAGCGCCTCCGGGAAGGTATGAACTTCCCATCCGCTTACGGCGCTGCCGCTGCTGCCCTATTCGGTGAGTCCGAACCGGCGATTGCCCACTTGCAAGAGCTGCTCACGCAGCCGAACAATTCCTTGGGCCTGCACTATCTAATCGCTCTAGAGCGCCTGGGAAGCCGCATTACACCCTACACCATACCAAGGGAAAACGCACAGTACCATGATCCCTTGCCGGGAGCGTCGTCCATTGCCAGCGCAACCGCCATCCGCAACATCATACTTTCACAGGGACTGGAAGCCGCCAGACCCTATATGCCGGAATTCACGCACAGCATCATGGAGCGGGAAATCAAGAGCGGACGAGCTCCCGTCCATTGGGAGCAGTTTCGCCAGCCGCTGTTTCAAACCCTGCTCACGCATACGCCCGCGCAGCTTGAAGGCCTTCTCGAAGTGACCGAAGGCTTGGAGCACCGTGTTCAGCGCTCGCTATTTCAGCTGGAGCAGCCGACGGTTGACGCCCTCCTGGAAGCGTTGAAGACCAAGCGCTATACGCGAACCAAGCTTCAGCGCATGCTGCTGCACATCATGCTGAATCATGACAAGTCATCGATGAATCGCGAAGAGCTGGCGAAAGGTCCGGGATATATCCGGGTCCTCGGCTTCAGCGAGACAGGGCGTTCTCTGCTGAAACGTATGAAACACAGCGCCTCACTCCCCGTCATTCACAAGCCGGCCAAGCTGGAGCATCCTCAGCTGGAGAGGGACCTGATGGCAGCCGCCGTTTATGCCAACGGGCAACCTATGCCTGATATGCGCCACTACTACGGCGATTACCTGCTGCCGCCGCTCACCCCTTAG
- a CDS encoding SepM family pheromone-processing serine protease produces MKKSVKPNGLKIALYLLMVGVMLYVVVYMPTPYLVYQPGSAEEVRPMINVEKGDPAEEGTFMMTTVSASYANMALLMMSAFNPNAEVVKKAEKMGDQSKDEYAATQVYYMNSSQSSAMEAAYQEAGIDYSIEPAYVFVMSISENSVNAEHFRPGDKLIKIDGQPAEDNEKIASLLGGKSIGEVVSVELERKGKTVKEQVQLVSIKDEKTGAERPGLGVMIATMQSVEPADPDHTIHFADTNIGGPSAGLIFTLEIYNQLTDGDLSKGYRVAGTGTIDKSGAVGPIGGVKHKIVAADRKEADIFFVPQKNYDEAKKRADRIKTDMKLIPVEDLQDAVEYLEELPPKG; encoded by the coding sequence ATGAAGAAGTCTGTAAAACCGAATGGCTTAAAAATTGCGCTGTATTTGTTAATGGTCGGGGTCATGCTGTACGTTGTCGTTTATATGCCGACCCCTTATCTCGTATACCAGCCGGGGAGTGCCGAAGAGGTTCGTCCCATGATCAATGTCGAGAAGGGCGATCCGGCGGAAGAGGGCACTTTTATGATGACAACCGTGTCGGCAAGCTATGCCAATATGGCGTTGTTGATGATGTCTGCGTTTAACCCGAATGCGGAGGTTGTGAAAAAAGCTGAGAAAATGGGCGATCAGAGCAAGGATGAGTATGCAGCCACACAAGTGTATTACATGAACTCTTCCCAGTCGTCTGCAATGGAAGCCGCCTATCAGGAAGCAGGAATTGACTACAGCATCGAGCCTGCTTATGTATTCGTGATGTCGATTTCCGAGAATTCTGTTAATGCCGAGCATTTCCGGCCTGGCGATAAATTGATCAAGATCGATGGGCAGCCGGCAGAGGATAATGAGAAAATTGCCAGCCTGTTAGGCGGGAAAAGCATCGGGGAAGTGGTATCCGTGGAGCTTGAACGCAAAGGGAAAACCGTTAAGGAACAGGTTCAGCTTGTGAGCATTAAGGATGAGAAGACAGGAGCGGAGCGTCCGGGATTAGGCGTCATGATTGCCACGATGCAAAGCGTGGAACCGGCCGATCCCGATCACACCATTCATTTTGCGGATACCAATATCGGTGGGCCGTCAGCCGGACTGATCTTTACTCTTGAAATATATAACCAGCTCACCGATGGTGATTTGAGCAAAGGTTACCGGGTCGCCGGAACGGGTACTATTGATAAATCAGGCGCCGTAGGCCCCATTGGCGGCGTGAAGCACAAGATCGTGGCTGCTGATCGGAAGGAAGCGGATATCTTTTTTGTGCCGCAAAAAAATTATGATGAAGCCAAGAAGCGTGCGGACCGGATCAAAACGGACATGAAGCTGATCCCGGTCGAGGACCTGCAAGACGCAGTGGAGTATCTGGAGGAGCTGCCGCCTAAGGGGTGA
- the coaD gene encoding pantetheine-phosphate adenylyltransferase, with protein sequence MTNENTSTYRVAVYPGSFDPVTMGHMDIITRASKQFDLLIVAVLNNLSKNPLFTIEERKDLLKQETAHLPNVEIDSFRDLLANYIRQKNAQVIVRGIRTVTDFEYELQLASTNHKLNPDAETIFMMTHPKYSFLSSSLVKEIAHFNGDTTDLVSPEVHAAMRRKFSGDNGQ encoded by the coding sequence ATGACAAATGAGAATACTAGTACATACCGAGTTGCCGTATATCCGGGAAGCTTTGATCCGGTCACCATGGGACATATGGATATCATTACACGCGCTTCCAAGCAGTTTGATCTGCTGATTGTGGCCGTGTTGAATAACTTAAGCAAGAACCCGCTGTTCACGATTGAAGAGCGCAAGGATCTCTTAAAACAGGAAACCGCACATCTTCCGAATGTGGAAATCGACAGCTTTCGTGACCTTCTGGCGAATTATATCCGTCAGAAGAATGCCCAGGTCATCGTACGGGGGATCCGCACGGTGACCGACTTTGAATATGAACTTCAGCTGGCATCCACCAATCACAAGCTGAATCCGGATGCCGAGACGATTTTCATGATGACGCACCCGAAATATTCGTTCCTTAGCTCAAGTCTTGTTAAGGAAATCGCTCATTTTAATGGAGACACCACGGATCTGGTTAGCCCCGAGGTCCATGCCGCGATGCGCCGTAAATTTAGCGGCGATAACGGTCAATAA